Proteins encoded in a region of the Geoalkalibacter ferrihydriticus DSM 17813 genome:
- the rpoB gene encoding DNA-directed RNA polymerase subunit beta gives MAYSVANNQLLRKHFTEVTRVIDIPNLIEIQKNSYKRFLQAELPPSARRNTGLEAVFRSVFPIRDFSETCSLEYVSYGLGTPKYDVEECHQRGMTFAAPMKVKVRLVSWDVDKDSGVQSIRDIKEQEVYFGEIPLMTDNGTFIINGTERVIVSQLHRSPGVFFDHDKGKTHASGKILYNARVIPYRGSWLDFDFDHKDIIWVRIDRRRKLPATVLLKALGYTAEELLNYYYDVEEIVWDGEGYKKRVNVNLLLGQRADRDVVDAAGEIIVRESRKFTKAAVRKIADAGIEFIPLSEESVLGKFVSTDIVDSATGEVIVECNDELTAPRLEELRSRGLNEFSVLFIDNLYVGPYLRETLLVDKIAGSEEAIIEIFRRLRPGDPPTLKSATNLFDSLFFNPERYDLSTVGRLKLNYKLGLDTPLEHTTLTKEDILEVVRYLIDMRNGKGAIDDIDHLGNRRVRTVGELLENQYRIGLVRMERAIKERMSLQDVDSLMPHDLVNSKPVSAVVKEFFGSSQLSQFMDQTNPLSEITHKRRLSALGPGGLTRERAGFEVRDVHPTHYGRVCPIETPEGPNIGLIASLSTYARINEYGFVETPYRIVHDGQVSSEIKYFSALEEENHAIAQANAPLTDDDRFQNELVTARKNGEFIMANREDIELMDVSPKQLVSVAASLIPFLENDDANRALMGSNMQRQAVPLLRSDAPLVGTGMERIVAHDSGASVVARHNGVVETVDAARIVVKIDENEVDETGTGVDIYNLIKFARSNQNTCLNQKPIVRVGNRVKRGDIIADGPSTEWGELALGQNVLVAFMPWEGYNFEDSILISEKLVKEDRYTSIHIEEFECVARDTKLGKEEITNDIPNLGEDALANLDESGIIRIGAEVGPGDIMVGKITPKGETQLSPEEKLLRAIFGEKAGDVRDTSLRVPPGVEGVVIGARVFSRKGADKDSRTEIIEKSEIDKLLKDQDDEIRIIRNSARAKLRNILLGQTSAVTITDDKGNVLLGKGVKINEDALMRIPVVRWAELSLTGADEAEEKLAELLRRLREREDLIRGVFADKIEKIKRGDDLPPGVIKMVKVYIAIKRKLQVGDKMAGRHGNKGVLSRVLPEEDMPYMADGTPVEIVLNPLGVPSRMNVGQILETHLGLAARGLGLQIQAALEEKFGIAQLKDKIKTAYDDKETSVFIDELTDEDTLALARRLSSGIPMASPVFEGVPEALVKDALSRADCPTSGQVTLHDGKTGEAFKEQVTVGIMYMLKLHHLVDDKIHARSIGPYSLVTQQPLGGKAQFGGQRLGEMEVWAMEAYGAAHALQEFLTVKSDDVAGRTRIYESIVKGKHTLEAGLPESFNVLIKELQSLCLDVELLEEEEE, from the coding sequence ATGGCTTATTCCGTTGCGAATAACCAGCTTCTGAGGAAACATTTCACCGAGGTTACGCGGGTTATTGATATCCCCAACCTTATCGAGATACAGAAGAATTCCTACAAGCGTTTCCTCCAGGCGGAGCTGCCTCCTTCGGCGCGCCGAAATACAGGCCTTGAAGCCGTTTTTCGCTCCGTTTTTCCGATTCGTGATTTCAGTGAGACCTGTTCTCTCGAATATGTTTCCTATGGACTCGGTACGCCCAAGTACGATGTGGAAGAATGTCATCAGCGCGGCATGACCTTCGCCGCCCCGATGAAAGTCAAGGTTCGGCTGGTGTCCTGGGATGTCGATAAGGATTCCGGTGTCCAGTCGATTCGCGATATTAAAGAGCAAGAAGTCTATTTTGGGGAAATTCCCCTGATGACCGATAACGGAACCTTCATCATTAACGGGACAGAAAGAGTCATTGTCAGCCAGTTGCACCGCTCCCCGGGGGTGTTTTTTGACCATGATAAGGGGAAAACCCACGCTAGCGGCAAGATCCTCTATAACGCGCGCGTCATTCCCTATCGCGGATCCTGGCTCGATTTCGACTTTGATCATAAAGATATCATTTGGGTGCGTATCGACCGGCGGCGCAAACTGCCCGCTACGGTGCTGCTCAAGGCTCTCGGCTATACTGCCGAAGAGCTGCTCAATTATTATTACGATGTCGAAGAGATTGTCTGGGACGGCGAGGGCTATAAAAAGCGCGTCAACGTCAACCTGCTCCTTGGCCAGCGTGCCGATCGCGATGTTGTCGACGCCGCCGGCGAAATTATTGTTCGCGAGAGCCGCAAGTTTACAAAAGCCGCGGTGCGCAAAATCGCCGATGCCGGGATTGAATTCATTCCCCTGAGCGAGGAGAGCGTCCTTGGCAAGTTTGTGTCGACGGATATTGTCGACTCCGCCACCGGAGAGGTTATCGTCGAGTGCAACGATGAGCTTACGGCTCCGCGCCTCGAAGAACTGCGCAGTCGTGGCCTCAATGAGTTCAGTGTGCTCTTTATCGACAATCTTTACGTGGGCCCTTACCTGCGTGAAACACTCCTGGTCGACAAGATCGCTGGTAGCGAAGAGGCGATCATCGAAATCTTTCGGCGGCTGCGTCCGGGCGATCCTCCCACTCTCAAGAGTGCGACCAATTTGTTTGACAGTCTGTTCTTCAATCCGGAACGTTATGATCTTTCGACGGTAGGTCGCCTCAAGCTCAACTACAAGCTTGGACTCGATACCCCCCTCGAACATACGACGCTAACCAAGGAAGACATCCTTGAGGTGGTGCGTTATCTCATTGATATGCGCAACGGTAAAGGCGCAATCGATGATATCGACCATCTGGGTAATCGCCGGGTTCGTACTGTTGGCGAGTTGCTTGAAAATCAGTACCGCATTGGGTTGGTGCGCATGGAGCGGGCCATCAAGGAACGGATGAGTCTTCAAGATGTTGATAGTCTCATGCCTCATGACCTGGTCAATTCCAAGCCGGTCTCCGCGGTGGTGAAAGAATTTTTCGGCTCTTCACAGCTGTCCCAGTTCATGGACCAGACCAACCCTCTGTCGGAAATCACCCACAAGCGGCGTCTCTCTGCTCTTGGACCCGGTGGTTTGACGCGCGAACGCGCCGGCTTTGAGGTGCGTGACGTACACCCGACCCACTATGGTCGCGTATGTCCTATTGAAACTCCCGAGGGTCCCAACATCGGTCTGATCGCTTCGCTTTCAACCTATGCCAGGATTAACGAATACGGGTTTGTTGAAACGCCCTACCGTATTGTACATGACGGTCAGGTAAGTAGCGAAATCAAGTATTTCTCGGCCCTGGAAGAAGAAAACCACGCAATTGCACAGGCCAACGCACCCTTGACCGATGATGACCGTTTTCAGAACGAACTGGTTACGGCGCGCAAGAATGGCGAATTTATTATGGCCAATCGCGAAGACATCGAGTTGATGGATGTCTCGCCCAAACAGTTGGTGTCGGTCGCGGCTTCGTTGATTCCTTTTCTCGAAAATGACGATGCCAATCGTGCCCTGATGGGTTCCAATATGCAGCGCCAGGCCGTGCCGCTGTTGCGTTCCGATGCGCCACTCGTGGGTACCGGCATGGAGCGGATTGTTGCTCATGACTCGGGCGCCTCGGTTGTGGCTCGCCATAACGGCGTGGTCGAAACGGTCGACGCCGCACGCATCGTTGTAAAGATTGACGAGAACGAGGTTGATGAAACAGGTACGGGTGTTGATATATACAACCTGATCAAGTTCGCCCGTTCCAACCAGAATACATGCCTTAATCAGAAGCCCATCGTCCGTGTCGGCAATCGCGTCAAACGCGGCGACATCATTGCCGACGGCCCTTCAACGGAATGGGGTGAGCTTGCTCTGGGGCAGAATGTGTTGGTCGCTTTCATGCCTTGGGAAGGGTACAATTTCGAGGACTCGATTCTGATTTCCGAAAAGCTGGTTAAGGAAGACCGCTATACCTCCATTCACATCGAAGAATTCGAGTGCGTCGCTCGCGACACAAAGCTGGGGAAAGAGGAAATCACCAACGACATTCCGAATCTGGGTGAAGATGCCTTGGCCAATCTCGACGAGAGCGGCATCATTCGCATCGGGGCTGAGGTTGGCCCCGGCGATATCATGGTCGGAAAGATAACCCCCAAAGGGGAAACTCAGCTTTCGCCTGAAGAAAAATTGTTGCGCGCTATTTTCGGGGAAAAAGCCGGCGATGTGCGCGATACCTCGCTGCGGGTTCCGCCCGGGGTTGAGGGGGTCGTCATCGGCGCACGGGTGTTTTCGCGCAAAGGCGCCGACAAGGACAGTCGTACCGAAATCATCGAGAAGTCTGAGATCGACAAGCTGCTCAAGGATCAGGACGATGAAATCCGCATTATCCGCAATTCGGCCCGAGCCAAGTTGCGCAATATTCTTCTCGGCCAGACATCGGCCGTAACCATTACCGACGATAAGGGCAATGTTCTGCTTGGCAAAGGGGTGAAGATCAATGAGGACGCCCTGATGCGTATCCCCGTGGTACGCTGGGCTGAACTGTCCCTGACCGGCGCCGACGAGGCGGAGGAAAAGCTTGCCGAATTGCTGCGGCGCCTTCGCGAGCGCGAGGACCTTATTCGTGGCGTATTTGCCGATAAGATTGAAAAAATCAAGCGGGGGGACGATCTGCCGCCAGGCGTGATCAAGATGGTCAAGGTTTATATTGCCATCAAGCGCAAGCTGCAGGTCGGCGACAAGATGGCCGGACGTCACGGTAACAAGGGTGTGCTTTCGCGGGTCCTGCCCGAAGAGGACATGCCGTATATGGCTGACGGAACGCCGGTTGAGATCGTCCTCAATCCCCTTGGTGTGCCTTCCCGTATGAACGTCGGACAGATTCTTGAGACCCACCTGGGGCTTGCAGCCCGTGGACTTGGTCTGCAAATTCAGGCGGCGCTTGAGGAGAAGTTCGGAATAGCGCAGCTCAAGGACAAGATCAAGACTGCCTATGACGACAAGGAGACCAGCGTCTTTATCGATGAACTTACCGATGAAGACACTCTGGCTCTGGCGCGCCGGCTTTCGAGTGGGATTCCGATGGCATCCCCCGTCTTTGAAGGGGTTCCGGAGGCATTGGTTAAGGATGCCCTTTCGCGCGCCGATTGTCCCACCTCGGGGCAGGTGACTCTGCATGACGGCAAGACCGGCGAGGCGTTCAAGGAGCAGGTCACCGTTGGTATCATGTATATGCTCAAACTGCACCACCTGGTCGATGACAAAATCCATGCACGGAGTATCGGACCTTACAGCCTGGTTACTCAGCAGCCTTTGGGCGGCAAGGCCCAGTTCGGGGGTCAGCGCCTCGGAGAGATGGAAGTATGGGCGATGGAGGCCTATGGCGCGGCGCATGCCCTGCAAGAGTTCCTTACCGTCAAATCCGACGATGTTGCCGGTCGTACCCGTATTTACGAGTCGATCGTCAAAGGCAAGCACACCCTGGAGGCGGGACTGCCCGAATCCTTCAACGTGCTGATCAAGGAATTGCAGTCGCTGTGCCTCGACGTCGAACTTCTTGAGGAAGAAGAAGAATAA